The bacterium region CCTCCCTTTTATAATTAATATCGGGAGGAAATAGATAATACTTAATACTTTAATTGTCAATTTGTTATAAAAAAACGCAAAAATTTAGTTAGTCTTCAAAAGAGAGATGAGGAAAAAGAAAGATTAAGAAAAATAAAAAGTAAGGATAAAAAGGAGATGTTCAAATTCAAAGAGATAGGCAGTTTTGCAGTTTTTAGAAAATTCACCCCCAAAAACTACCCCCTTTCCTAAAAAACGACTTTTTCAACACCCTCACAAAAATTTGTTGACAGATAAGGTAGGTTTGTGGTAATATATTTATGGAATTAAAAATGAGATATAGATACGCTTTAATTTCTTTAATTATTTTAATGAGTGGTTGTGTAGCACCGTTGCCAAATTTGTTAATAAAAGACAACATTAGAGATGATGGAATTTCTTTTACAAAAGATAATTTTTTTTGGATTAGTCCTGATATTTGGCTGGATAATAATGGTGATGGTCAGCCTGATGAAATGGCAAAAATTGGGAAATCCAATAAACTATTTGCCAGAATACATAACATTGGAACCGCAGAGGCAAGAGATGTAAAAGTAAAATTCTATGTTAATCGCGGTAATACTTATTTTTCATTCACTGAGGGGGCTTTAATTGGGACTAATGTTATCTCAAATATAGAGGCAGGCGAAACTACCATTACTTCTATCTCATGGGAGAATGTTAATGAAGCAAATTGCTGGTCTTATGGAGTAGCGGTAGAAAGTGCTGATGACCCAATTATTTCTAATGAACCAGTGAATGAGTCCAACCTGGCGTATAGAAGTTTTTGGACTGTTTATACATATTCGGGTAGGCCGGTAATCTTAAAATTTAGAATCCAAAATCCCCTGTCTGTAAAGACAAGAGTTAATTTAACTTTAGATACTCAAAATTTACCAGGCAAGTGGGGGGCTTTTTTAGGAAAAGGCTCTTTTGAGTTACGGGCTAAAGAGTCAAAACCAGTCTTATTAATGGTTACCCCACCTATTAATTCGGAAAAAAAAGAGGCATTACTCAATGTTATTTCAACAATAGAGGATAGGATAATAGGTGGGATTACTTACAAAATAAAGATAAAGGAATAAAAATATGTCAAATATAATTGTTGTTGGTGTCCAGTGGGGTGATGAGGGAAAAGGAAAGGTAATTGATTTCTTGAGCGAAAAGGCAGATATTATCGTTCGGTATCAAGGAGGTAACAATGCTGGACATACCGTTATTGTTAATGGTGAAAAGTTCGTTCTGCATCTCATTCCATCCGGGATATTGCATCCAGATAAAATATGTATCATCGGTCAAGGGGTAGTTTTTAACCCAAAGGCTTTTTTCCAGGAAATAGAATCTCTTAAAGAAAGAAATGTAGCGATTAATGATGACCTCCTATACATCAGCGAAGATACACATTTAATTATGCCGTATCATTTGAGTGTCG contains the following coding sequences:
- a CDS encoding CARDB domain-containing protein; protein product: MELKMRYRYALISLIILMSGCVAPLPNLLIKDNIRDDGISFTKDNFFWISPDIWLDNNGDGQPDEMAKIGKSNKLFARIHNIGTAEARDVKVKFYVNRGNTYFSFTEGALIGTNVISNIEAGETTITSISWENVNEANCWSYGVAVESADDPIISNEPVNESNLAYRSFWTVYTYSGRPVILKFRIQNPLSVKTRVNLTLDTQNLPGKWGAFLGKGSFELRAKESKPVLLMVTPPINSEKKEALLNVISTIEDRIIGGITYKIKIKE